A part of Periophthalmus magnuspinnatus isolate fPerMag1 chromosome 19, fPerMag1.2.pri, whole genome shotgun sequence genomic DNA contains:
- the fbxw10 gene encoding F-box/WD repeat-containing protein 10: MDKITDSRNSPDLDLTEYKPCVHLCGMCPSCAFAKTPPISTDHLWTVGDSFHRRFIMDLLCRCRSLQVLEKMHRVLAHTSWSFFSYGISEKLASSTTSISTKPQEKPLGFNGHEIREWFDSRPDWIKSHYLCRLLLRCDSGLLRALANLTDVLLIRQKRGQVTFEGCNTNSESGESDEPALMVVPGSSKSYSGISRYKDFISSLPVNLSKRILGLLDQSCLKICIKVSSRWQSLAKETLSEIEFRKSINETWDMVKSKDNNFVSPIYANVVQVQVPGHLKIKLVQMEERNIYCSGFVTTEIIDKHDPHRVIDYRGSTMMAVGSKDGTVQILYVSVEAKVVSVLKGNVVQVRAVRLCEDKDLVITGSSDGIIRCWNLKSKTCVMTLSGHMGAVNSLDVWGDRLVSGAKDNTVKVWDLQKGKVCEEFNFKHPSSVQCVKIHQTRVYSSCDKGKVKIWDLEKAAVLKAIDGHQSSVRCLFFDEWHLLTGDVEGAVMAWSTHCEAKDCIKTFTHPKEVRSVTLTYLRVVTGCADGKIRIFNFLTGACLRVIVAGAKSNLILSIYFHEHSFVVNSTAHVKRYYFGEVFWDYADAADEDKKHIQNEKVLISDTPEPRASAPVNKVSSPDGKTHNRRKSLPNLTSSSAKWSTQEQIASVKMSQSENAASVRIQKRGPHHPPTRDYILLKVNATQKAELMDEVGLNMEHNAKLRDDWNSAILSNDSPTKTTSTPISKTGTLRSKYGPQRDVSTAPGCIIRPHPPLAEKSQSQSVKAQRLVNTSAKNIESKEQPKNLKAKWVSDLESFLKSSKDVKSVDAFNDQEFKLLTLTQLEEHTKSQKDLKAKK; this comes from the exons ATGGACAAGATTACAGATAGCAGAAATTCACCGGACCTTGATTTAACGGAGTACAAGCCTTGTGTTCACCTATGTGGCATGTGTCCTTCTTGTGCCTTTGCCAAAACTCCGCCGATTTCTACGGATCATTTATGGACCGTTGGGGACTCGTTTCATAGGAGGTTCATTATGGATttgctttgcagatgtagaagCCTTCAAGTGCTGGAGAAAATGCATCGTGTGTTAGCCCATACATCGTGGTCATTTTTTTCTTACGGTATATCAGAGAAACTAGCCTCCTCCACCACTAGCATCAGCACGAAACCTCAAGAAAAACCGCTTGGATTCAATGGGCACGAGATAAGAGAGTGGTTTGACAGCCGCCCAGACTGGATCAAATCTCACTATCTTTGTCGTCTTCTTTTGCGCTGTGACAGTGGATTATTACGGGCTCTTGCTAACTTAACAGACGTGTTACTCATCAGACAAAAGCGTGGACAAGTGACATTTGAag GTTGCAACACTAATAGTGAATCAGGTGAATCAGATGAGCCTGCTCTTATGGTAGTGCCTGGTTCCTCCAAGTCCTACAGTGGGATCAGCCGATACAAAGATTTTATATCCAGTTTACCTGTTAATCTGTCGAAAAGAATCTTAG GTTTACTGGATcagtcttgtttaaaaatttgcattaaagTGTCAAGCCGGTGGCAGTCGCTTGCAAAAGAAACTCTCAGTGAGATTGAGTTTAGAAAGAGCATTAATGAAACATGGGACATGGTGAAG AGCAAGGACAATAACTTTGTGAGTCCAATTTATGCCAATGTTGTCCAAGTCCAAGTGCCT ggccatctgaaaataaaactggtacAAATGGAAGAGCGTAATATTTACTGCAGTGGATTCGTCACTACCGAGATCATTGATAA aCATGACCCTCACCGTGTCATAGACTACAGGGGAAGCACAATGATGGCGGTGGGCTCCAAGGACGGCACGGTGCAGATCCTTTATGTGTCTGTGGAGGCTAAAGTCGTCTCTGTGCTCAAGGGAAACGTGGTTCAGGTCAGGGCTGTGCGGCTGTGCGAGGACAAGGACCTGGTCATCACTGGAAGTTCTGATGGAATAATCAG ATGTTGGAATCTCAAAAGCAAAACGTGTGTAATGACTCTGTCTGGCCACATGGGGGCAGTGAACAGTCTGGATGTGTGGGGGGATAGACTCGTCTCAGGGGCCAAGGACAACACTGTGAAAG TTTGGGATCTGCAGAAAGGGAAAGTTTGTGAGGAGTTCAACTTTAAGCACCCCAGCTCTGTCCAGTGTGTGAAGATCCATCAAACCAGGGTCTACAGCAGCTGCGACAAAGGAAAGGTCAAAATATGGGACTTGGAGAAGGCAGCAGTGCTCAAG GCGATTGACGGCCACCAAAGCTCTGTGCGCTGTCTTTTCTTCGATGAATGGCATCTTCTGACCGGAGACGTTGAAGGAGCGGTCATGGCCTGGAGCACTCACTGTGAAGCCAAAGACTGTATCAAAACATTCACCCATCCAAA AGAGGTCAGATCCGTTACTCTCACGTACCTGCGTGTGGTCACTGGCTGTGCGGATGGAAAGATTAGAATATTTAACTTTCTGACTGGAGCCTGTCTCAGGGTGATTGTCGCTGGGGCCAAGTCCAACCTCATCctgtccatttattttcacGAGCacag CTTTGTCGTGAACAGTACTGCACATGTTAAGCGCTACTATTTCGGAGAGGTCTTCTGGGATTATGCAGACGCGGCAGACGAGGATAAAAAGCACATCCAGAATGAAAAAGTTTTGATTTCGGATACACCTGAGCCACGTGCCTCTGCCCCTGTGAATAAAGTGTCTTCACCTGATGGGAAAACTCACAACAGAAGAAAGTCTCTGCCAAACCTGACCAGCTCCTCAGCCAAATGGTCAACTCAAG AACAAATTGCTTCAGTCAAAATGTCTCAGAGTGAGAATGCGGCATCTGTTCGAATCCAGAAGAGAGGTCCCCACCACCCCCCAACCAGAGACTACATTCTTCTTAAGGTAAACGCAACGCAAAAGGCTGAACTTATGGACGAAGTGGGGCTTAATATGGAGCACAACGCTAAGCTAAGAGACGACTGGAACTCCGCCATACTCTCAAATGACTCACCAACCAAAACAACCAGCACACCCATCTCCAAAACTGGCACTTTGCGTTCAAAATATGGACCACAAAGGGACGTGTCGACTGCCCCAGGATGTATCATCAGACCCCACCCCCCTTTAGCGGAGAAATCACAATCCCAAAGTGTAAAGGCTCAAAGATTGGTCAACACAAGTGCGAAAAATATCGAGAGCAAGGAGCAGCCCAAAAATCTGAAGGCAAAATGGGTTTCGGATTTGGAAAGTTTTTTGAAATCCTCCAAAGATGTAAAAAGTGTAGACGCTTTCAACGATCAGGAGTTTAAACTACTGACGTTGACACAGTTAGAAGAACACACCAAAAGTCAAAAGGATCTCAAAGCTAAGAAGTAA